One Candidatus Neomarinimicrobiota bacterium genomic region harbors:
- a CDS encoding ribose 5-phosphate isomerase B — MKIHLATDHAGLELKNAIGKYLSQKGHDITDHGANEYDAEDDYPDFIFPCAEAVGADPESRGIILGGSGQGEAMTANRVKGVRAVVYYGSERDIPRLSREHNNANILSLGARFISEEEIYDIIDQWLAEAFAGGRHKRRIDKLDR; from the coding sequence ATGAAGATCCACCTCGCCACAGACCACGCCGGCCTTGAACTGAAGAACGCTATCGGAAAATATCTGTCCCAAAAAGGTCATGACATCACCGACCACGGTGCCAATGAATACGATGCCGAAGATGACTATCCCGATTTTATTTTCCCCTGCGCCGAGGCGGTGGGGGCTGATCCGGAGAGCCGGGGTATTATTTTAGGCGGATCTGGCCAGGGGGAGGCCATGACGGCCAACCGTGTCAAAGGTGTCCGGGCTGTTGTCTATTACGGATCAGAGCGGGACATTCCCAGGCTCTCTCGTGAGCACAACAATGCGAATATTCTCTCCCTTGGAGCCCGCTTTATATCAGAAGAAGAGATCTATGATATAATTGACCAGTGGCTGGCGGAGGCCTTCGCCGGCGGTCGCCACAAAAGGCGCATAGACAAACTGGACAGATAA
- the rpe gene encoding ribulose-phosphate 3-epimerase, with translation MAKLSPSLLSADFSNLSHALDQCKAGGTSMVHIDVMDGHFVPNITMGPVVVEGVRRSTDQVLDVHLMIENPDRYIADFAKAGSDMITVHIETCLKVQEVFQQIRDEGVKPGITLRPSTDLETIEDTLNEVDLVLVMSVEPGFSGQAFIPEMMDRISKVREWVDKMGKTRPEISVDGDVKLHNAREVISAGANIVVSGSGVFGTSDPVDTMKEFAALT, from the coding sequence TTGGCCAAACTTTCACCATCCTTACTGTCAGCTGACTTTTCAAACCTTTCCCACGCACTGGATCAGTGCAAGGCAGGGGGCACCTCCATGGTCCACATCGATGTTATGGACGGCCACTTTGTCCCAAATATTACCATGGGGCCTGTGGTAGTAGAGGGGGTTCGGCGGTCCACTGATCAGGTTCTGGATGTGCACCTTATGATCGAGAACCCTGACCGCTACATCGCCGATTTTGCCAAAGCCGGCTCAGATATGATTACCGTTCACATTGAGACATGCCTGAAAGTTCAGGAAGTGTTCCAGCAGATCCGGGACGAAGGGGTCAAGCCGGGTATTACTCTCCGCCCCAGCACGGATCTGGAAACGATCGAGGATACGCTGAATGAAGTGGATCTGGTACTGGTGATGTCGGTTGAGCCTGGCTTCAGCGGACAGGCTTTTATTCCCGAAATGATGGACCGCATTTCCAAAGTCCGTGAATGGGTTGATAAGATGGGGAAGACCCGGCCCGAAATTTCTGTGGATGGTGATGTGAAACTCCACAATGCCAGAGAAGTGATTTCGGCTGGTGCTAATATTGTGGTCTCAGGCTCCGGTGTTTTTGGCACGTCCGATCCGGTAGATACCATGAAGGAATTCGCCGCCCTTACTTGA